Genomic segment of Sarcophilus harrisii chromosome 4, mSarHar1.11, whole genome shotgun sequence:
GGGCCGAGCCGCCAACTCAATCTCCCGGAGAGGGCTTTTCTGGCTTGTGACTAGATGGGCGGGCGTTAGGGTGAGACAGGTGACATGAGTCGGACGACTATTGGTCGCGCGCTCTGTGACGCAGCACGAGGGGCGGGAAGCGTAGGTCCCTCCCCCTCGGCTAAGCCAATGGTCGCCCCGGGCTCCTGTCACGTGGGGGGCCCCTAACTCACGCCAAGTGGATCGGGGCCCCCTAGTGCGCCCCCGGGATGGAGAGGGAAGCGGAGCGGCAATCGACACCGCCCCCGCCGCAGTCCCCGCCGCCAGTTCTGTTCCTGCCCCTGACTCGGCAGAAGTCCCAGGAAGAGCTGCCGCTGGGGAGCTTCGAGGAGGAGCACTACGACTGCTACGACTACTACAACCTGCGGGAGAGCCCGCTCCGCGGGCCCGGGTGGAGCAAGGGCCGCACCCGGCGGGAGCGGGAGCTCCGTACCAACCGCCCGGTTCCCGCGGGCCATGAGCGGAAGATCGCCCAGAAACTGTACAACAGTCAGCGGAAGCGGCGCCAGCACCAGCTGCAGCCCCGGCCTCGCACCCGCCTCTGCTGAGGGGGGCGGCCTCGCGCCCCCCGCCTTCTGCGCCCCTGCTCACGGTGCGTGCGCGGGCCCGCTTCCCCCTCCCCCGTACCGAGCCCCCGGGCGGGGCCACGGCCGCCGAGGGCCACCGGCCCAAGGCGGCAGGGCTGGGGCTTGCCCGCGGGGGC
This window contains:
- the NUPR2 gene encoding nuclear protein 2 codes for the protein MEREAERQSTPPPPQSPPPVLFLPLTRQKSQEELPLGSFEEEHYDCYDYYNLRESPLRGPGWSKGRTRRERELRTNRPVPAGHERKIAQKLYNSQRKRRQHQLQPRPRTRLC